A single genomic interval of Pyrus communis chromosome 7, drPyrComm1.1, whole genome shotgun sequence harbors:
- the LOC137739151 gene encoding V-type proton ATPase subunit C codes for MASRYWVVSLPVQNSASSLWNRLQEQISKHSFDTPLYRFNIPNLRVGTLDSLLSLSDDLLKSNNFVEGVSHKIRRQIEELERVSGVESSALTVDGVPVDSYLTRFVWDEAKYPTMSPLKEVIDSIHGQVAKIEDDLKVRVAEYNNVRSQLNAINRKQSGSLAVRDLSSLVKSEDIIVSEHLVTLLAIVPKYSQKDWLSSYETLTNYVVPRSSKKLFEDNEYALYTVTLFNRVADNFRTSAREKGFQIRDFEYSSEAQENRKQELEKLVQDQENLRASLLQWCYTSYGEVFSSWMHFCAVRVFAESILRYGLPPNFLACVLAPTTKAEKKVRSILEGLCDSGNSTFWKTDDEAGGGVPGLAGDADAHPYVSFTINLV; via the exons ATGGCGAGCAGGTATTGGGTGGTGTCTCTGCCGGTTCAAAACTCAGCGTCGTCTCTATGGAACCGTCTGCAGGAACAAATCTCCAAGCATTCCTTCGACACTCCCCTCTACAGA TTCAATATTCCTAATCTCCGTGTTGGAACCCTGGATTCTCTTCTCTCCCTCAGCGACGATCTCTTGAAG TCCAACAACTTTGTAGAGGGTGTTTCTCATAAGATCAGGCGCCAGATCGAGGAGCTTGAGAGGGTTTCTGGCGTGGAGAGTAGCGCTCTGACTGTCGATGGAGTGCCTGTCGATTCATACCTCACCAG GTTTGTTTGGGATGAAGCCAAGTATCCAACAATGTCGCCTTTGAAGGAGGTGATAGACAGCATACATGGTCAAGTTGCAAAGATTGAGGATGATCTCAAG GTTCGTGTAGCCGAGTATAATAATGTCCGCAGTCAACTGAATGCTATCAATAGAAAGCAGAGTGGAAG CTTAGCAGTTCGTGATCTTTCAAGTTTAGTGAAATCAGAGGACATCATTGTTTCAGAACATCTAGTGACCCTCCTTGCAATTGTTCCCAAGTACTCTCAGAAGGATTGGCTATCAAGCTATGAGACCTTGACTAACTATGTG GTCCCTAGGTCCTCCAAGAAGttatttgaagataatgaatATGCTCTTTACACTGTAACACTGTTTAATCGGGTTGCAGATAACTTTAGAACAAGTGCTCGTGAAAAGGGGTTCCAG ATTCGTGATTTTGAATACAGTTCTGAAGCACAAGAAAATCGAAAGCAGGAGTTAGAAAAATTGGTGCAAGACCAAGAAAATTTAAGAGCCTCCCTTTTGCAGTGGTGCTATACCAGTTACGGGGAG GTTtttagctcctggatgcatttTTGTGCTGTACGTGTCTTTGCAGAGAGCATTTTGAGATATGGTTTACCACCAAATTTCTTG GCATGCGTGCTAGCCCCTACTACAAAAGCCGAGAAGAAAGTCCGTTCAATCCTTGAAGGATTGTGCGACAGTGGCAACAG TACCTTCTGGAAAACTGATGATGAAGCCGGGGGAGGAGTGCCTGGTCTAGCAGGTGAT
- the LOC137739198 gene encoding B3 domain-containing transcription factor FUS3-like produces MDQTAAAAAVAGGGLREKTEASGLRAGVGAERGLVIAKGDKDNPDHKSKVHGSERSGSIHDLVRAVTSFGVLRKKRMTRHRRSSIINFHDLSSFAAAASSTPSHVLPPPSTLPPARVIDPTRLRFLFQKELKNSDVSSLRRMILPKKAAEAHLPTLESKEGMPINMDDIDGLHVWSFKYRFWPNNNSRMYVLENTGEFVNAHGLQFGDYIMVYQDNHNQNYVIQARKASDQDHVYGDISGMNIAVNDLYMQESSSFYMPKMEEDTTAGLSFVYDTTTYSNDSLLDFSGGSMMTNYSRNGSLHESFGSVENLSLDDFY; encoded by the exons aTGGACCAAACAGCGGCGGCAGCAGCTGTAGCAGGTGGCGGCCTTCGTGAGAAAACCGAGGCCTCTGGCTTGAGGGCAGGTGTAGGGGCTGAGCGCGGCCTTGTCATTGCCAAGGGGGACAAGGATAACCCGGATCACAAGAGTAAAGTTCACGGGTCGGAGCGGAGCGGATCGATCCATGACCTTGTCCGTGCTGTGACCAGTTTCGGTGTCCTCAGGAAGAAACGAATGACCAGACATAGGCGATCCTCCATTATCAACTTTCACGACCTCTCTTCTTTCGCTGCTGCTGCTTCCTCCACCCCCTCGCACGTGCTACCACCCCCCTCCACTCTCCCTCCTGCACGT GTAATTGATCCAACACGGTTGCGATTTCTTTTCCAAAAAGAGCTAAAGAATAGTGACGTGAGCTCTCTCAGAAGAATGATACTCCCCAAG AAAGCAGCTGAGGCTCATCTCCCTACCCTCGAATCAAAGGAAGGAATGCCAATCAACATGGATGACATAGATGGTCTACATGTTTGGAGCTTCAAGTACAG GTTTTGGCCTAATAACAACAGCCGAATGTATGTACTTGAAAATACGG gtgaATTTGTTAATGCACATGGCTTACAGTTTGGAGATTATATCATGGTTTACCAAGATAATCACAACCAGAATTAT GTCATTCAGGCAAGAAAGGCATCTGACCAAGATCATGTATACGGAGACATAAGTGGTATGAACATTGCGGTGAATGACCTCTATATGCAGGAGTCGAGTTCGTTTTACATGCCGAAAATGGAAGAGGATACGACTGCGGGCTTGTCATTTGTGTATGACACCACCACCTACTCAAACGACTCTCTGCTTGATTTTTCCGGGGGATCAATGATGACAAACTACTCCAGAAATGGGTCTCTGCATGAAAGTTTTGGATCTGTTGAGAACTTGTCTCTTGACGACTTCTATTAA
- the LOC137739167 gene encoding long chain base biosynthesis protein 2a yields the protein MIAIPYLTALTTYFSYGLLFVFGQVRDFFRKIIDWWSASNLQGYAPICLGLEDFYIRRLYLRIQDCFNRPIASAPDAWFDVVERYSNDYNKTLKLTKKTSRCLNLGSYNYLGFAASDEYCTPRAIETLKKYSPSTCSSRVDGGTTDLHNELEECVANFVGKPAAVVFGMGYVTNSAILPVLMGKGGLIVSDSLNHNSIVNGARGSGARVCVFQHNTPAHLEEVLREKIAEGQPRTRRPWKKIIVIVEGIYSMEGELCKLPEIIAICKKYKAYTYLDEAHSIGAVGKTGRGVCELLGVNTADVDIMMGTFTKSFGSCGGYIAGSKELIQYLKYTCPAHLYATSISPPAAQQIICAIKVLLGEDGSNRGAQKLARIRENSNFFRSELQKMGFEVLGDNDSPVMPIMLYNPAKIPAFSRECLKQNVAVVTVAFPATPLLLARARICISASHTREDLIKALEVIGRVGDLVGIKYFPAEPKKVQAEEERLLKLD from the exons ATGATTGCCATCCCTTATTTAACCGCGTTAACCACGTACTTCAGCTATGGATTGCTCTTCGTTTTCGGCCAAGTCAGAGATTTCTTCCGCAAAATCATCGACTGGTGGAGTGCTAGCAATTTGCAG GGTTATGCTCCAATCTGTTTAGGACTTGAAGATTTCTACATTCGCCGGCTTTATCTTCGAATTCAG GACTGTTTCAATAGGCCTATTGCAAGTGCTCCTGATGCTTGGTTTGATGTGGTTGAACGCTACTCCAATGACTACAACAAAACACTCAA GCTAACCAAAAAAACCAGTAGATGCCTTAACTTGGGATCTTACAATTACCTTGGCTTTGCTGCATCTGATGAGTACTGCACACCTCGCGCTATTGAGACGTTGAAAAAATATTCTCCCAGTACATGTAGTAGCCGAGTTGATGGCG GCACCACGGATTTGCATAATGAGCTGGAAGAGTGTGTTGCAAATTTTGTTGGGAAACCTGCTGCTGTAGTTTTCGGAATGGGTTATGTCACAAACTCTGCTATCCTTCCTGTTCTGATGGGGAAG GGAGGCTTGATTGTTAGTGATTCTTTGAACCACAACTCCATTGTCAATGGCGCAAGAGGATCTGGAGCTAGAGTTTGTGTTTTCCAACACAATA CTCCTGCTCATTTAGAGGAAGTTTTGAGAGAAAAAATCGCAGAGGGTCAGCCTAGGACCCGCAGACCCTGGAAGAAGATAATTGTCATTGTGGAGGGGATATACAGCATGGAAGGGGAGCTTTGCAAACTTCCTGAGATTATAGCAATCTGCAAAAAATATAAG GCATATACATATTTGGATGAGGCCCACAGCATTGGAGCGGTAGGGAAAACTGGAAGAGGTGTTTGTGAGCTCTTAGGTGTCAATACAGCTGATGTAGATATCATGATGGGAACATTTACCAAATCATTTGGATCATGTGGTGGCTATATTGCAGGATCTAAG GAGCTTATACAATACTTGAAGTACACTTGCCCTGCTCATCTTTATGCAACTTCAATATCACCACCAGCTGCCCAACAAATAATATGCGCCATAAAGGTCCTTCTTGGAGAGGATGGTTCCAATAGAG GCGCCCAAAAACTTGCACGTATACGGGAGAATAGCAACTTTTTCAGGTCAGAACTACAAAAAATGGGTTTTGAGGTTTTGGGGGATAATGACTCTCCAGTAATGCCAATTATGCTTTACAACCCAGCCAAAATTCCTGCCTTTTCACGGGAGTGCCTCAAGCAGAAT GTAGCTGTTGTGACAGTAGCATTTCCAGCAACCCCGCTACTGTTGGCAAGGGCACGTATATGCATATCCGCATCTCATACAAGGGAAGACTTGATCAAAGCCTTGGAG GTCATCGGCAGGGTTGGCGATCTGGTGGGTATAAAATACTTCCCTGCTGAACCAAAGAAGGTGCAGGCCGAAGAAGAAAGGTTGCTGAAGCTGGACTGA
- the LOC137739199 gene encoding histone H2A.Z-specific chaperone CHZ1-like: MAETKDQGELTFPAKRKPDLSCGDQPDCPNKTQKLEVPHHSPLAAEPQTQNPENFHNNSSAGEEKICKFEASADLEDEDEEEDYEAENDCEKSNGKAEVNPKGKGIMRDDKGKGKLVEEDDDDSDDDSSDGGSEFEDGDSDLSDDPLAEVDLDNILPSRTRRRQVQPGVYIANDIGNEEEDDSDDSDD, from the coding sequence ATGGCTGAGACCAAGGACCAAGGCGAACTCACATTTCCCGCGAAGCGCAAACCCGATCTCAGCTGCGGTGACCAGCCCGACTGCCCCAACAAAACCCAGAAGCTTGAAGTTCCCCATCACAGTCCGTTGGCTGCCGAACCTCAAactcaaaacccagaaaatttcCACAACAATTCCTCCGCTGGCGAAGAGAAAATCTGTAAGTTTGAAGCCAGTGCTGACCTCGAAGACGAAGACGAGGAGGAAGATTACGAAGCAGAAAACGACTGTGAAAAGTCTAACGGGAAGGCGGAGGTGAATCCCAAGGGGAAGGGCATTATGAGAGATGACAAGGGCAAAGGGAAACTGGTAGAAGAAGATGACGACGACAGCGACGATGATTCGAGCGACGGCGGAAGCGAATTCGAAGACGGAGACAGTGATTTGTCGGATGATCCTCTTGCGGAGGTCGATTTGGATAACATTCTTCCTTCGAGGACTCGAAGACGGCAGGTGCAGCCAGGGGTTTACATTGCTAATGACATTggaaacgaagaagaagatgacaGTGATGACAGCGATGATTGA
- the LOC137739013 gene encoding protein AUXIN SIGNALING F-BOX 2-like: MNYFPDEVLEHIFESVTTQKDRNAVSLVCKSWFRIDRFSRERVFIGNCYAISPERVIGRFPGLKSLTLKGKPHFADFNLVPHEWGGFLQPWIEALADGRVGLEELRLKRMVVSDESLELLSRSFPNFKSLVLVSCEGFTTDGLAAIAANCRFLKELDLQENDIDDHRGHWLSCFPESSTSLVSLNFACLKGEINLAALERLVARSPNLKVLRLNRAVPPDTLQKVLTRVPQLVDLGTGSYVLDSDSDTYNKLKATILKCKSIKSLSGFLEVGPRCLPSIYPILENLTSLNLSYAPGVHGSELIELIRQCVKLQRLWILDCIGDKGLGVVASSCKELQELRVFPSDPFAVGHASVTEEGLVAISAGCPKLHSLLYFCQQMTNAALITVAKNCPNFIRFRLCILDPTKPDADTMQPLDEGFGAIVQACKKIRRLSLSGRLTDQVFLYIGMYAEQLEMLSIAFAGDSDKGMLYVLNGCKKLRKLEIWDCPFGNRALLRDVGKYEAMRSLWMSSCEVTLGGCKALAKKMPRLNVEIINENDQMDLDDEQRVDKMYLYRTLVGKRRDTPEFVWTL, from the exons ATGAATTACTTTCCGGACGAGGTATTAGAGCACATATTCGAGTCGGTGACCACGCAGAAGGACCGAAACGCGGTGTCGTTGGTGTGCAAATCATGGTTCAGAATCGATAGGTTCAGTAGGGAGAGAGTTTTCATCGGGAATTGCTATGCGATCAGTCCGGAGAGAGTGATCGGGAGGTTTCCGGGGCTCAAGTCTCTGACTTTGAAGGGAAAGCCTCACTTCGCCGACTTCAATTTGGTCCCTCATGAGTGGGGCGGCTTTCTGCAACCGTGGATTGAAGCTCTCGCAGATGGCCGGGTTGGCCTGGAGGAGCTCCGCCTCAAGAGGATGGTCGTGTCCGACGAAAGTCTCGAGCTGCTTTCCAGGTCATTCCCCAATTTCAAGTCTTTGGTGCTTGTTAGCTGTGAAGGGTTTACCACTGACGGCCTTGCTGCTATTGCTGCCAATTGCAG GTTTCTTAAGGAGCTGGATCTGCAGGAAAATGATATTGATGATCATAGAGGCCATTGGCTAAGCTGCTTTCCCGAGAGCAGTACCTCATTAGTTTCCCTGAATTTTGCTTGCCTCAAAGGTGAAATTAATCTAGCGGCTCTGGAGAGACTAGTGGCGAGATCTCCAAACCTCAAAGTATTAAGGTTAAACCGTGCAGTGCCTCCTGACACTCTTCAGAAAGTATTGACGCGAGTGCCTCAACTAGTGGATTTGGGAACTGGGTCTTATGTTCTGGATTCTGATTCTGATACCTACAACAAACTCAAGGCAACTATTCTAAAATGTAAATCAATTAAGAGCTTGTCGGGTTTTTTGGAGGTTGGTCCTCGATGTCTGCCCTCTATTTACCCAATATTGGAAAACCTGACATCTTTGAACCTCAGCTATGCTCCAGGGGTGCATGGCAGTGAGTTGATAGAGCTAATTCGCCAATGTGTCAAACTTCAGCGATTATGG ATTCTGGATTGTATTGGAGACAAAGGACTAGGAGTTGTCGCCTCATCTTGTAAAGAATTGCAGGAATTGAGAGTTTTTCCTTCTGATCCATTTGCAGTTGGGCATGCTTCTGTAACAGAAGAAGGCCTTGTTGCCATATCTGCTGGTTGCCCAAAGCTTCATTCGTTGCTCTACTTCTGCCAGCAAATGACTAATGCTGCTCTCATAACCGTGGCCAAGAACTGCCCAAACTTTATACGTTTCAGGTTGTGCATCCTTGACCCCACTAAACCTGACGCTGACACTATGCAGCCTCTGGATGAAGGTTTTGGGGCAATTGTTCAGGCATGCAAGAAAATTAGGCGGTTGTCGCTCTCTGGCCGTTTGACCGACCAGGTTTTTCTGTACATTGGAATGTATGCTGAGCAGCTTGAGATGCTTTCTATAGCATTTGCCGGGGACAGTGACAAAGGTATGCTTTATGTGTTGAATGGATGCAAGAAGCTCCGGAAGCTTGAGATCTGGGACTGCCCCTTCGGAAACAGGGCACTTCTAAGGGACGTGGGAAAGTATGAAGCAATGCGATCCCTTTGGATGTCGTCCTGCGAAGTTACTCTGGGAGGCTGCAAGGCACTAGCAAAGAAGATGCCAAGGCTGAATGTGGAGATCATAAATGAGAATGATCAGATGGACCTTGATGATGAGCAACGAGTGGACAAGATGTACCTCTATCGCACCCTGGTAGGGAAGAGAAGAGATACACCGGAGTTTGTGTGGACTCTGTAG
- the LOC137739014 gene encoding cysteine-rich and transmembrane domain-containing protein WIH2-like, translated as MSYQKAPQEPYPPPGYQYPPPGYPSAPPPPPPYEGYPPPPPPPYEGYPPPPPPPGYPHGYGPPPPPRGPPYEGYQGYFNQGYPPPPPPPPQQYQHYHCEHNNYQGQDGCMPFLRGCLAALCCCCLLEECCFF; from the exons ATGAGTTACCAGAAAGCTCCTCAAGAACCCTACCCTCCACCAG GATATCAGTATCCGCCTCCTGGGTACCCATCAgctccaccaccaccgccaccgtACGAAGGGTACCCTCCTCCGCCGCCTCCACCGTACGAAGgctatccaccaccaccaccaccacctggGTATCCTCACGGATATGGTCCGCCTCCGCCCCCGCGTGGTCCGCCGTACGAGGGGTACCAAGGGTATTTCAATCAGGGGTACCCTccgccacctcctcctcctccgcagCAATACCAGCACTATCACTGTGAGCATAACAATTACCAAGGCCAAGATGGTTGTATGCCTTTCTTACGAGGCTG TTTGGCTGCGCTATGCTGCTGTTGTTTGCTGGAGGAGTGCTGCTTCTTTTGA
- the LOC137739606 gene encoding GEM-like protein 5, translated as MNHPNNQASQPPLYPSISPPSHQDINPFLPTPPPEDINPFHQTPAPMPPSSSPQTHFETPPSVSSPQNGKTEELKRTTPDQDVPSSSRGASPPSIPPTPSEEEKSAQWGTHVMGHPAVPTCHPDNKKAALWGAAGTEQAQNPYLQYKPLDKSNNTSPLESMLHVFNSWSNKAESMANNIWHNLKTGTSVSGAAWAKMNVTAKAITGGGFEALYRQTFATYPNEKLYKSFACYLSTSTGPVAGTLYLSNIHTAFCSDRPLSFTAPSGQVTWSYYKIMVPLGNIATINPVVMRENPTEKYIQIVTIDGHDFWFMGFINYEKASRHLTQSMSTFVASGVAVKPIVAADNDIAYQKPDKADY; from the exons ATGAACCACCCCAACAACCAAGCATCCCAACCTCCACTATACCCCTCCATTTCTCCTCCCTCTCACCAAGACATAAACCCTTTCCTCCCAACTCCTCCGCCTGAAGATATCAACCCCTTTCATCAAACACCTGCGCCGATGCCACCGTCCTCGTCGCCGCAAACCCATTTCGAAACACCTCCTAGCGTATCCTCCCCTCAGAATGGGAAAACCGAAGAGCTAAAACGCACTACTCCTGATCAAGATGTTCCGTCGTCGTCAAGAGGCGCATCTCCTCCGTCAATCCCACCAACTCCAAGTGAGGAAGAAAAATCAGCGCAGTGGGGGACTCACGTCATGGGGCACCCTGCCGTCCCAACATGCCATCCGGACAACAAAAAAGCAGCTCTGTGGGGTGCTGCCGGAACCGAGCAAGCCCAGAATCCCTACCTCCAGTACAAACCCCTTGACAAGTCCAACAACACCAGTCCATTGGAATCCATGCTCCACGTCTTCAACTCCTGGAGCAACAAGGCCGAGTCCATGGCCAACAACATCTGGCACAACC TGAAAACGGGGACATCGGTGTCTGGAGCAGCGTGGGCGAAGATGAACGTGACGGCGAAAGCAATAACAGGAGGAGGATTTGAGGCTCTGTACAGGCAGACATTTGCGACTTATCCCAACGAGAAGCTGTACAAGTCATTTGCCTGTTATCTGTCCACATCCACAGGACCAGTTGCCGGAACTCTTTACCTCTCTAATATCCACACAGCTTTCTGCAGCGACCGCCCTTTATCCTTCACCGCCCCCTCCGGCCAGGTCACCTGGAGCTACTACAAAATAATGGTACCATTGGGAAATATTGCAACCATCAATCCAGTGGTGATGAGGGAAAATCCAACGGAGAAGTACATCCAGATTGTGACGATCGACGGCCATGATTTCTGGTTTATGGGTTTTATTAATTACGAAAAGGCGTCGAGGCATTTGACCCAGAGTATGTCAACATTTGTGGCATCTGGAGTTGCCGTCAAACCAATCGTTGCTGCAGACAATGACATTGCATACCAGAAGCCTGACAAGGCTGACTATTAG
- the LOC137739607 gene encoding uncharacterized protein yields the protein MAIPITNALLSSAVALFLFTSALASSDVPFIVTHKKASLNRLKSGAERVLVSIDIYNQGSSTAYDVSLSDETWPRDIFDVVSGNTSKSWERLDAGGIISHSFELEGKEKLLFNGAPALITFRIPTKAALQESYSTPIFPLDVLADRPPEKKFEWVSFFIR from the exons ATGGCGATTCCGATCACCAACGCCCTCCTCTCGTCGGCGGTAGCTCTCTTTCTGTTCACGTCGGCGCTTGCGAGCTCCGACGTGCCCTTCATCGTCACCCACAAGAAGGCCTCCCTCAACCGGCTTAAGTCCGGCGCCGAGCGCGTCCTTGTCTCCATCGACATCTACAACCAAGGATCTTC CACGGCTTATGATGTAAGCTTGAGTGATGAGACCTGGCCTCGGGATATCTTCGATGTTGTTAGTGGTAACACTTCCAAGTCATGGGAAAGGCTTGATGC AGGTGGCATTATATCTCACTCTTTTGAATTGGAGGGCAAAGAAAAATTACTTTTTAATGGTGCACCAGCTCTTATTACATTCCGCATTCCCACAAAGGCTGCTTTACAG GAGTCTTATTCAACTCCAATATTTCCTTTAGATGTTCTTGCAGACAGGCCTCCTGAGAAGAAGTTTGAGTGGGTAAGTTTCTTCATTAGATAA